The genomic region TCACTATATGGGTTTGCAGGATCAATAAATTCTGTCTCTCCAAATCCAATCGCTTCCACTTGAGATTCGCTAACACCAAAAGATACTAAATATTCAGCTAGGAAACCAGCTCTTTTTTGTGAAAGTTCTAAATTATAAGCATTGCTACCACTCGCATCTGTATAAGCTTTAAAGCTAACTTTATATCCCTCGTTTGATTTTAAGAAATCCGCAAGTTTTGAAAGAGCCTCTTTTGCACTTGAACTAATTGAAGGTAATTCACCTTTTCTCATAGTAATACCATTAATTGCTTCAATTGATTCAGCTGGAAGAACAATCTCTTGAATCTCTTCAATTGTTGGCTCAGGCTCAGGCTCTTCTTGTGGTAAATACTCTTTAATCATTTCAAGAATTTCAGGTTTAAGAGCTTCTAAAATATCAATTGCCATTTGAACAACATCAATTTTTGAAACATCTTCAGTTCCTTTAACAATTTCAGAAACTCTATCTCTAATTGGTTCTCTGAGATTATCTTGAATCGCTGCGATTGCATCAGCTCTCGCTGTTTCATCTGTGATAACTTCTTTTGTTTCAGTATCAATAAATTTTGCAATTTCTACAAGAACTGCTTCAGTTCCTTCATTGATCATTTTATTTTGAAGTTCTGCTTTCATATCTAAAGCTGTAGATTCAGCCATTTTTGCAACTTCACCACCACAACCAGTCATAAAAAGAGTAGTTGCTACCGCAATTGAAAGAGATGCTTGTTTAATCACACCGTTCCCTTTAAAAATTTGATTTTGTTAATTATAACACAGACAGTAATAAAAAATAAAAAATATTATCTATTTTTATAAAAAAATATTTCTTGATAGAATTCCAAAAAATATTTGGAAAAAACCTAATGGATTTTAGAAATTTAGCAGTTATTGCCCACGTTGATCACGGAAAAACAACACTTGTTGATGGACTTTTAAAACAATCTGGAACTTTCTCGGCACACGAAGAAGTCGATGAAAGAGTAATGGATAGTAATGCACTTGAAAAAGAGCGAGGTATTACAATTCTTTCAAAAAACACAGCTATTACTTACGGTGATAGTAAAATTAATATTATTGATACTCCAGGACATGCCGACTTTGGTGGAGAAGTTGAACGAGTTTTAAAAATGGTAGATGGTGTATTACTTCTTGTTGATGCTTACGAGGGAGTAATGCCACAAACAAAATTTGTTGTGAAAAAAATGTTGGGATTAGGTTTAAAGCCAATTGTTGTTGTAAATAAAATTGATAAACCGACTGCTGAACCAGATAGAGTTGTTGATGAGGTTTTTGACCTATTTGTGCAAATGAATGCGACAGACGAGCAATTAGAATTTACAACAGTTTATGCATCTGCTAAAAATGGAATCTCTAAATTAGAAGTTGATGGTGAAGATCAAGATTTTAAACCACTATTTGACACAATTTTATCAGATATTCCAAAACCAACGGGAAGTGCGGAAAATCCAACTCAGTTACAGGTTTTCACACTTGATTATGATAATTATGTTGGAAAGATTGGAATTTCTAGGATTTTCAACGGGAGAGTTGCACGAGGACAAAATGTAACTCTTGCAAAAGCTGATGGCGAACAAGTGAAAGGAAGAATTTCAAAACTTATTGGATTTAAAGGTCTTCAAAGAGTAGAAATTGATGAAGCAGAAGCAGGTGATATTGTTGCAGTAGCTGGACTTGAAACTGTTGATGTTGGAGATTCACTTGTTGATCCAAATAATCCAATGCCACTTGATCCACTTCACATTGAAGAACCGACTCTTTCAGTTGTTTTTGCAGTAAATGACTCTCCACTTGCAGGACTTGAGGGAAAAAGTGTTACTTCAAACAAAATTCAAGAGCGACTAGCAAAAGAGATGCAAACTAATATTGCGATGAGGTATGAGCAAATTGGTGAGGGAAAATTCAAAGTTTCTGGACGGGGCGAATTACAAATCACAATTCTTGCGGAAAATATGAGACGAGAAGGTTTTGAGTTCTCAATTTCTCGACCTGAAGTTATTACTAAAGAAGTTGATGGAGTTCATCTTGAACCATTTGAACATTTAGTTATTGATGTGCCTGAAGATTTAAGCGGAACTGTTATCGAAAGACTTGGAAAACGAAAAGCTGAAATGACTTCTATGATTCCAATGGGTGCTGGACAACAGAGAGTTGAGTTTGAGATTCCTGCTCGAGGTTTAATTGGTTTCCGAGGACAATTCTTGACTGATACAAAAGGTGAAGGAATCATGAACCACTCTTTCTTAGAATACCGACCACACAGCGGAACTGTTGAAAGCCGAGGAAATGGTGCATTAATTTCAACTGAAACTGGTGATGCGATTGCATATTCACTAAATACAATTCAAGAACGAGGTGTTCTGTTTATTGCTCCACAAACAAAAATCTACCCAGGTATGATTATTGGTGAGCATTCACGACCAAATGATTTAGATGTGAATCCTGCAAAAGGGAAAAACCTTACAAATGTTCGTTCTTCTGGTGCAGATGATGCAATCAAACTTGTTCCTCCACGAGATTTAAGTTTAGAAAAAGCACTTGAGTGGATTGAAGATGACGAACTTCTTGAAATCACTCCTCAAAATATTAGAATTAGAAAGAAAATTCTTGAGTCAAATTTAAGAAAAAGAGCGGAGAAAAATGCAAAAGGTGGAAAGTAACACTTTCTAGAAAAATTGTCGGATCTCTCCGACTCTCTTAAAAAGTTTCCAAAATTTGCTGAACAACACTTTTTGGATTTTCAGATTTATAAATTGGTCTGCCAACAACAATAAAATCACTCAACTCATTTTTTGCCATTTCCAAATTTGCAACTCTTTTTTGATCATCACTACTTTCGCCAAAAGGTCTAATTCCTGGTGTGAGTGTCAAAAATTCCGATGAGGTCGCCTCTTTTATTTTTTGACTCTCCCAAACAGATGAGACAACTCCATCAATTCCGCTTTGAAAACTCCATTTTGAAAACTCTAAGCTTTTTGAAATAATTTCACTTTGATAAACATCAGAAAATTCATCTTCAGTAAAAGAGGTGAGAGCGGTTACTGAAAGAACAAGAGGTCTTTTTTCAAATTTTTGGAGTCTCTCCATAACTGACCTCATCGCACGAATACCAGCAGAAGCATGAATATTAAACATATCAACTTTTCGGGTTTCGGCAATCTCTTCACTCGCATCTGCCATCGTGTTTGGAATGTCATAAAGTTTTAAATCAAGAAAAATTTTCAAGTTTGGATCAATAGATCGAATTTCGTCTAAAATTTTCCAACCATCCCGAATAAAACTCCGAAATCCAACTTTAACCCAAACTGGCAAACCCTTAATCTCTCTAACGAGTTTTAAATTTTCTGAAAGATTTTCTCTATCAAGTGCAACAACTAAATTCATTTTTTTCCTTTAAGTGTCGGAAAAATCCGACAAAAATCTAATATTCCTCTTTTGTCTTTGCACTCTCAATAAGAACAAGACCAATTGAGAAGAGGTTTGCAATAACAGCACCAATTGCAAGAGCAACTGCCACAGAAAGATTTCCATAAACTTCAAGAGCAATAAATGCAGGAATCAAATGTAAATCCGCAACAAGCGAACCTGCAAAAAGTTCAGCCGATAAAATATTTCTTACTCCGATTTTTAGAATCGTAGAAGCAACATTTAAACTACCTGCGATAAATAGAGCGAGTGAAGAGTGTTCATAAAGAAATCCTGCGGTTGATGTCAAACTCATTAAGATGAAAAAGACATAAACGACTTTACTCCATTCCACCTATTTCTCCAAAGTCTCAATAAATTTAAAGAGTGTTCGGACACCTGTTCCACTAGCTCCTGCAGGATTAAACCCCCAACCTTTTTCGTTAAAAGCAGGTCCAGCAATATCGATGTGAATCCATTTTTTCTTGTTCTCTTTATCGATAAATTCGTTCAAGAAAAGTCCGGCCGTAATTGCTCCACCGTATCGACTATTTGCAATATTTGAAATATCAGCAATACTGCTTTTTAGAGTTTCTCGCAAAAATCTATTGAAAGGTAGAGTTGCTAAATATTCTCCACCATCTCGACCAGCTTTTAAAACTCTCTTTTTTAGACTCTCATTATTTCCCATAATTGCTGAAGTGAATTGTCCAATTCCAACAACAGATGCACCTGTTAAAGTTGCGATGTCAAAAATGTAGTCAAAATCTTTTTCTGTTTTTTGTGCATAAAGAAGAGTGTCGCCAAGAACAAGCCGACCTTCAGCATCAGTGTTTCCAATTTCAACAGTTTTTCCGTTCATTGCCGTCAAAACATCATCAGGTTTGTAAGCATTTCCGCCAATCATGTTTTCAGCAAGACCTAAAAATCCGACAACTTCTACATTTAAATTCATTTCAGAAACAGCTTTCATAACTCCGAGAACAGCAGAAGCACCGCTTTTATCAGACTTCATGTTTTTCATATATTCCGCAGGTTTTAAACTCAAACCGCCACTATCGTAAGTTAGACCTTTTCCAATTAAAAGAATTTTCTTTTTTGCATCTTTTGGTCGGTGTGCCAATTTTAGTAAAACTGGAGGATTTACCGAAGCTCGACCAACAGCTGAAAACATTCCC from Thiovulum sp. ES harbors:
- a CDS encoding outer membrane protein/peptidoglycan-associated (lipo)protein (PFAM: OmpA family); protein product: MIKQASLSIAVATTLFMTGCGGEVAKMAESTALDMKAELQNKMINEGTEAVLVEIAKFIDTETKEVITDETARADAIAAIQDNLREPIRDRVSEIVKGTEDVSKIDVVQMAIDILEALKPEILEMIKEYLPQEEPEPEPTIEEIQEIVLPAESIEAINGITMRKGELPSISSSAKEALSKLADFLKSNEGYKVSFKAYTDASGSNAYNLELSQKRAGFLAEYLVSFGVSESQVEAIGFGETEFIDPANPYSDRNRRIVVELSEI
- a CDS encoding GTP-binding protein TypA/BipA (PFAM: Elongation factor Tu domain 2; Elongation factor G C-terminus; Elongation factor Tu GTP binding domain~TIGRFAM: GTP-binding protein TypA/BipA; small GTP-binding protein domain) gives rise to the protein MDFRNLAVIAHVDHGKTTLVDGLLKQSGTFSAHEEVDERVMDSNALEKERGITILSKNTAITYGDSKINIIDTPGHADFGGEVERVLKMVDGVLLLVDAYEGVMPQTKFVVKKMLGLGLKPIVVVNKIDKPTAEPDRVVDEVFDLFVQMNATDEQLEFTTVYASAKNGISKLEVDGEDQDFKPLFDTILSDIPKPTGSAENPTQLQVFTLDYDNYVGKIGISRIFNGRVARGQNVTLAKADGEQVKGRISKLIGFKGLQRVEIDEAEAGDIVAVAGLETVDVGDSLVDPNNPMPLDPLHIEEPTLSVVFAVNDSPLAGLEGKSVTSNKIQERLAKEMQTNIAMRYEQIGEGKFKVSGRGELQITILAENMRREGFEFSISRPEVITKEVDGVHLEPFEHLVIDVPEDLSGTVIERLGKRKAEMTSMIPMGAGQQRVEFEIPARGLIGFRGQFLTDTKGEGIMNHSFLEYRPHSGTVESRGNGALISTETGDAIAYSLNTIQERGVLFIAPQTKIYPGMIIGEHSRPNDLDVNPAKGKNLTNVRSSGADDAIKLVPPRDLSLEKALEWIEDDELLEITPQNIRIRKKILESNLRKRAEKNAKGGK
- a CDS encoding orotidine 5''-phosphate decarboxylase, subfamily 1 (PFAM: Orotidine 5'-phosphate decarboxylase / HUMPS family~TIGRFAM: orotidine 5'-phosphate decarboxylase, subfamily 1); the encoded protein is MNLVVALDRENLSENLKLVREIKGLPVWVKVGFRSFIRDGWKILDEIRSIDPNLKIFLDLKLYDIPNTMADASEEIAETRKVDMFNIHASAGIRAMRSVMERLQKFEKRPLVLSVTALTSFTEDEFSDVYQSEIISKSLEFSKWSFQSGIDGVVSSVWESQKIKEATSSEFLTLTPGIRPFGESSDDQKRVANLEMAKNELSDFIVVGRPIYKSENPKSVVQQILETF
- a CDS encoding leucyl aminopeptidase (PFAM: Cytosol aminopeptidase family, catalytic domain; Cytosol aminopeptidase family, N-terminal domain), with translation MKIEIVESLSGSFQILFSENETKFDLKKKQIIQKVENISDSMEFRFAGGEAIKNLQNAVKIGMLSSDEVATVSISETENFSEILEGILLSNYTFDKYLSEKKESPFQTLLVKKFKGAKKSVKRVQAIVDATNFTRDIVNSMPQEMYPESVANLGEELSKSNKLEITRLNSAEIEAEGMGMFSAVGRASVNPPVLLKLAHRPKDAKKKILLIGKGLTYDSGGLSLKPAEYMKNMKSDKSGASAVLGVMKAVSEMNLNVEVVGFLGLAENMIGGNAYKPDDVLTAMNGKTVEIGNTDAEGRLVLGDTLLYAQKTEKDFDYIFDIATLTGASVVGIGQFTSAIMGNNESLKKRVLKAGRDGGEYLATLPFNRFLRETLKSSIADISNIANSRYGGAITAGLFLNEFIDKENKKKWIHIDIAGPAFNEKGWGFNPAGASGTGVRTLFKFIETLEK